From the genome of Agrobacterium tumefaciens:
CTTCACGCCCGCCATTATGGTCGGCAACACGGTCATCAACCCGGACACCACCGAAATCACGGTTGACCCGCAGATGCCTGCGCGCCGGACCTATCTTTCCACCTATACGCTCGGCGCGTCGGCGACTGCCGCCCGCATGCGCCCGGCGGCCACTACCAACAATGTCGTGTCCGTGCCGTTCGTGCAGGACGCGTTCATTGCTGCACTTTAAGGGGTTCCCATGGCTTTCCAGATCGATCCGGAAAAATCCTACAAGGTGAAGCTGTCACGCCCGGTCAAGCGTGGGGCCTTCACCTTCAAGCCGCTGAACGAAATCGAGATGCGCGGTACGGTCGTCACGGCGATCATCGAGCAGGAAGGTGACGAGGTGCTTGACTATGCCAGAGAGGTCTGACGCCTATCAGGTTCCATCGTGGCCGAAGACGCTGATTGATCGGGCATTGTGGAATGCGACAATGGCCGATCTTCATGCTCGGCTTGTTGCCCGCGAGGAACTGGAAGCATCCTTCGAAAGCCTTGAGGCTCAGGGCATTCAGGCATCGCTTGATTATATTCAGGTCAACGTCGCGCCGCAGATTGCCAATCTGCAACAGTCCATTACGCTCGCGCAGGACCAGATTGACCAGATCATCATTGGCGGCAAGGCTCCTGACACCTTGAAGTTTGGCGGGCAACTGCCAGCGTACTATGCGACAGCGCAAGCGTTGTCGGGTGGGCTTGCTGCAAAAGTGCCGAATACCCGCAGGGTGAACAACAAAGAATTGTCCGCCGATATCACGCTTGGCAAAGGGGATATTGGTCTTGGAAACGTTGACAACACCGCTGATGCGGACAAGCCCGTCAGTACGGATCAAGCGGCGGCGCTCGCGAAACGCATCCGTGTTGATGCCCCTCAAAACTTCTCGGAGTTGGAGAAGGGGAAAGCTCGGGCAAACCTCGGTGGCGGTGTCCTTGCTGGTTTCCGCAACAAGATCATAAATGGCAATTTCGATGTGTGGCAGAGAGCGCCAAGTCAGACTTCTTCCGGCTACGGAAGCGACGACATGTGGTTTAACCAAAACATCGGAACCACCAAAACTCATTCCCGGCAAGCCTTCGCATTAGGCCAAACGGACGTGCCGGGTGATCCGGTTTATTTCTCTCGTACCGTCGTTGCCAGTGTCGCTGGCGCTGGCAATCTCTGCCGAAAAATCTATCGGTGCGAAAGCGTTCGAACGTTGGCGGGAAAACGTGCAACGTTGACTTTCTACGCGAAAGCGGACGCGGCAAAAAACATTGCCGTAGAACTGGCCCAAGACTTCGGGGCAGGTGGTTCTCCCTCCCCGTTTACAACGTTCAGCGTAACAACGGTTGCTCTCACTGCGCAGTTGGCGCGATATGATGTTGTGGTGGACATTCCGCCTACTGCCGGAAAAACACTCGGAACGAACAACCTTGACAACTTGGCTGTGAGTTTCTGGTTCGAAGCCGGATCATCATTCAATGCACGCACAAACAACCTCGGGCAACAATCGGGAACGTTCGATATTGCGCGTGTGTCGCTGGTTGAGGGGGACGCTTCTGCGGAAGCAGACCCGGCAGGATATAGGCATATCCAGCAGGAACTTGCCTTGTGTCAGCGATATTTCTGCGTGATCCACAATGGTTTGCAGTCCGGCGGTGTCGGCACGAATATGGCTTACTACCGGTTCCCTGTTCCTATGCGGGCCACGCCAACTTTAACGGTCGTGAACAATGGTACCGCCTCATCCGCCAATATCGTTAGCACTTTCGGAGCGCCTTCTTATTTAGGGGGGTTCTTCCAGATCAATGTAACGGTGGCATCTGGTTACATTGACGGGTGGATCGGTTACTTCGATGCGGGGATTTGACATGAACGTTATCGGATACACCGAAACCGGCATGATCCGCGCCGAGTTTGACGACACGGAGATACTTGTCCCGGACGATATGGGAAACCGTCATCGCCAGTTGATTGCGGAGTGGGAGTTTGACGAAGAGGGTGAGCGCGTCAACACGATCCCACCATATGTTGCTCCCCCTGCGCCGGTCCCGCCAATTCCTCGCCTTGGCTTCTGGCTGGCGGCGGCAGAAGTTGGCGTCACCAAAGCGCGCGTGAAGGCCCATATCGACGCCATGCCTGAAGGCGTCGAAAAACAGCAGGCGATTGTTTATTTCGAGGACGCGCAGCTTTACCGCCGCACCGACCCGCTGTTGAACCAGATGGCGGAACTCGAAAACATCACGCAATCGCAGCTTGACGACCTCTGGGTATGGGCGCTCGCAAACTACGCCTGATGCCATTTTGCACTCAGACCCAGCCCGCCAATACTGGCGGGTTTTTTATTGCCCGTTTTCAGCGCTTCGGGCAGGCGCCACCTTGTATATAGAGAGATCCCACCATGACCGCACCTGCCTTTGGCATGCAGTTTTTCCGCCCCACGACTGAGACAGTTCCTGCTCTTGGCGCGGACTTTTCCAAGATGCTCGTCATTGAAACATCTGCTGACGCTTCGAATGCGGAGTTTCCGATCGATACGCCTAAACGCATCTCCTCCTCCAATTCGGAGGCGGTCGCCGCTCTTGGCACTGGTCTGCTGGCGGATGCGGTTAAAGGTATTAATGATCAGCTGACGAGCCTCAACGCCGGCGCCGACGTCACGATCGTACGTGTCGCCGAGGGCGCCAATGCGGCTGCCACCGCAGCAGCAATCGCTGAGGTCATCAATTCCATCACGGATATTCCAAGCCAGGTTAACGCCACACCGAGGATCGTGGTGGCTGGTCGAACGGCTTGGCGGCCCGATCTGGACACTGCAAATCCGGTAATCGTTGCGCTTCAGGCAAACCTGGGAAAGATCCTCGCCATTGCGCCGGTCGACGTTGATGACACCTCATCGGCCAACGCGATTGATGCGCGTGAAACCATGTCTTCCGAGCGATTGATGCCTATCGGTGTAGCTGCCCGCGTATACGCTGGTGCTGACGTTGTCACGCGGCCGATGGCACCGCGCGTTGCTGGTTTGATTGCGCGGGTCGACAAT
Proteins encoded in this window:
- a CDS encoding phage tail protein, which encodes MTAPAFGMQFFRPTTETVPALGADFSKMLVIETSADASNAEFPIDTPKRISSSNSEAVAALGTGLLADAVKGINDQLTSLNAGADVTIVRVAEGANAAATAAAIAEVINSITDIPSQVNATPRIVVAGRTAWRPDLDTANPVIVALQANLGKILAIAPVDVDDTSSANAIDARETMSSERLMPIGVAARVYAGADVVTRPMAPRVAGLIARVDNEGDGLPFNPFANQPLYGLAGLSRKIPFSLLDGSTEGQQMLAANVAIVTEGETGVDGAVADGGFVFIGTDNAQTGELWEQMHQVRGTDYIVTQIMGITRQFLGKNKITANMAEAWINSIAYALKDHKVADRILGYTPRTEMFKADLNSPENIRLGTLALEIGIEPAPVFKRADHTIRRYRPAVEGLVAEIIARLAQTA